The Flavobacterium praedii genome window below encodes:
- the mtgA gene encoding monofunctional biosynthetic peptidoglycan transglycosylase, producing MATKITPKKTTKKPVKKNSGSIMTKVKWFLLKALLWFFGISIAFVVLFKFVPVPFTPLMVIRYFENKAAGKEIYFSHNWEPLDKISMNLQKAVIASEDGTFLTHNGFDFIAMQKAYKSNERGRKIKGGSTISQQTAKNVFLWQGRSYLRKGLEAYFTVLIELIWGKERIMEVYLNSIEMGDGVYGAYAATEHWYRKDASSLTMTQAAGIAAILPNPRKYKATSSSSYINNRKTKIVRIMRHIGKIEY from the coding sequence ATGGCGACCAAAATAACACCAAAAAAAACGACAAAGAAACCCGTTAAAAAAAACTCAGGGAGCATTATGACCAAAGTGAAATGGTTTTTGCTGAAAGCTTTGCTATGGTTTTTTGGGATTTCAATTGCTTTTGTAGTGCTTTTTAAATTTGTGCCAGTTCCTTTCACACCCCTGATGGTAATTCGTTATTTTGAAAATAAAGCTGCTGGAAAAGAAATTTACTTTAGCCATAATTGGGAACCGCTTGATAAAATCTCGATGAATTTACAAAAAGCCGTTATTGCCAGCGAAGATGGGACTTTCTTAACCCATAATGGTTTTGATTTTATCGCAATGCAAAAAGCTTATAAAAGTAACGAAAGAGGTCGAAAAATAAAAGGAGGAAGTACCATATCACAGCAAACTGCCAAAAATGTTTTTCTTTGGCAAGGACGCAGCTACCTTCGAAAAGGGCTAGAAGCCTATTTTACGGTTTTGATTGAACTTATTTGGGGCAAAGAACGTATTATGGAAGTCTATCTCAATAGCATCGAAATGGGTGATGGTGTTTATGGCGCCTATGCCGCGACAGAACATTGGTACAGGAAAGATGCGTCGAGTCTAACAATGACTCAAGCCGCAGGAATTGCAGCCATTTTACCCAATCCGCGAAAATACAAAGCCACCAGTTCTTCTTCATACATCAACAACAGAAAAACAAAAATTGTTCGAATTATGAGGCATATTGGCAAAATTGAATATTAA
- a CDS encoding sensor histidine kinase has product MISPTIPDNEKIRIKALKSFSILDTFSEKEYDEITLLASVICDTPISLISLIDEDRQWFKSKTGIDIEETPREFSFCGHAILDNSQLFTIEDSRLDERFHDNPLVTGYPNVVFYAGAPLITSDGLALGTLCVLDNKPKTLTPMQQQAMKVLSNKVISLFELKKANLLLKQKNKELESQRTELEMFANVAAHDIKSPLKNIGSLTQLLLEEYGPKLDEGANEMLNMLHTSSLILNSLVDGILNHSKAGSILEINRDEFDLKYFIDNTIQLMNSRGQYEFITLFENQSIVVNRVALQQIFINLIGNAIKYNNKEQIEITIGFSETKSHYHFYISDNGMGMVKEHQSKIFKIFEILGVEDRFGNKGNGIGLSTVKKLIEGLGGSVSVDSEIDKGTKVSFSVLK; this is encoded by the coding sequence ATGATATCACCTACAATTCCTGACAATGAAAAAATACGTATAAAAGCTTTAAAGTCTTTCTCTATTTTGGACACTTTTTCCGAAAAAGAATATGACGAAATAACCCTTTTAGCTTCAGTCATTTGTGATACCCCAATATCTTTAATTTCTCTTATTGATGAAGACAGACAGTGGTTTAAATCAAAAACGGGAATCGATATAGAAGAAACACCACGTGAGTTTTCTTTTTGCGGACACGCAATTTTGGATAACAGTCAACTGTTTACAATTGAAGATTCTCGGCTTGATGAAAGATTTCATGACAATCCATTAGTAACAGGTTATCCAAATGTGGTTTTTTATGCTGGAGCCCCATTGATTACATCCGATGGATTGGCTTTGGGGACTTTATGTGTTTTGGATAATAAGCCAAAAACACTAACGCCCATGCAGCAACAAGCAATGAAAGTACTTTCTAATAAGGTAATAAGCCTTTTTGAACTCAAAAAAGCGAATTTACTTTTAAAACAAAAAAATAAAGAGTTGGAATCACAGCGAACCGAATTGGAAATGTTTGCAAATGTGGCGGCCCATGACATTAAATCTCCTTTAAAAAATATAGGTAGTTTAACCCAACTTTTGCTTGAAGAATATGGACCCAAATTAGATGAAGGAGCGAATGAAATGTTGAATATGTTGCACACATCTTCCCTTATTTTGAATAGTTTAGTCGATGGAATTTTAAATCACAGTAAAGCAGGATCAATTTTAGAAATTAATAGAGATGAGTTTGATTTAAAATACTTTATAGACAATACAATACAACTTATGAATAGTCGAGGGCAATATGAATTCATAACCTTATTTGAAAATCAGTCCATAGTCGTTAATAGAGTTGCTTTGCAGCAAATTTTTATTAATTTAATCGGTAACGCAATTAAGTATAATAATAAGGAACAAATTGAAATTACAATCGGTTTTTCAGAAACCAAAAGTCATTATCATTTCTATATATCGGATAATGGAATGGGAATGGTTAAAGAACATCAATCAAAAATATTTAAAATTTTCGAGATTTTAGGGGTTGAAGATCGATTTGGCAATAAAGGAAATGGAATTGGACTTTCTACTGTAAAAAAATTAATTGAAGGTCTTGGCGGTAGTGTTTCAGTTGATTCTGAAATTGATAAAGGAACAAAAGTTAGTTTTTCAGTGTTGAAATAA
- a CDS encoding RNA recognition motif domain-containing protein: protein MNIFVGSLPFSIEEADLRESFEAYGAVDSVKIITDKFTGRSKGFGFVEMTNDDEAQKAIDELNGATVQGRAIVVNKSEPKPEGERRSFNNNSRGGDSRGGYGGGNSRGGDNRGGGDRGGRY, encoded by the coding sequence ATGAATATTTTTGTTGGAAGCCTTCCATTCAGTATTGAGGAAGCAGATTTAAGAGAGTCTTTCGAGGCTTACGGAGCAGTTGATTCAGTTAAAATTATCACAGATAAATTTACAGGAAGAAGTAAAGGATTCGGATTTGTTGAAATGACAAATGATGATGAAGCTCAAAAAGCAATTGACGAATTGAACGGAGCTACTGTTCAAGGACGTGCAATCGTAGTAAACAAATCTGAACCAAAACCAGAAGGTGAAAGAAGAAGTTTTAACAATAACAGTCGTGGTGGAGATTCACGCGGTGGTTATGGTGGTGGAAACAGCCGTGGTGGAGACAACCGTGGAGGTGGAGACAGAGGAGGAAGATATTAA